The stretch of DNA GAGTCCTAGAGTGCAACTCGGTAACTTTCTGGAACTTAAAAATCTCTTAAACATAGAGGCACTTGCTATGGTGACACTTAAATCCGTCAAgtatttcaaactctccaaTTCCTCTATCAAGGACTCATTGCCATATGATTCAACGCCTTCTTCAGCTACTTGATCATAAAGTCCACAATTGAACATGCCAACCCCTTGCAGCATTAAAAGACTCGATATTAGTCCTCGTGGAATTGAAGAGAGTTTAGATGCACACAATCTCAAAGTCTTCAATTGTACAAGATTCTTCATCTCAATTGGCAACTTCTTTATCTCTGTATGAGATAAATCAAGATATTGCAATGAAACCAAATTAGAAATATCTGATGGTAATTCAACTATTTTGGTGTTTGATAAGCTCAACACTCTTAGATTGGGCATAAATCGGAAAAAACCATTGCTTATCATCTGCAAATCACTATTCAAATCTAGAAGAAGTACCGAGAGATTGGGACAAGTGGGTGATCCTGTTAGCTTCTCAATTCGGTTGTTCATCAATGAAATCCTTTCCGTTGTCATCCATTTCACAAAGTCAGGTGCTTGGGTCAAACCGGCACTTGTTTGTACCAAAAACTTGCCCTTCATCTCCCCCATTTCACTGGTTATCCACAAGGCCATATCACGTACAACATCATGAAATTTTACAAATCTAGTATTTGAAGATTCCTCAAGTAGACATGCATGAACAAGAGTACTGATAATATTGAATCCCTCATTTCTGGATCCATCCGTGTCATCAAATTCATCTAAAAATCCATCACAATTCCATTGATGTATCAAACGCTCCTTAAGTATGAAAAAATCTTCTGGGAATAAAGAACAATATAAGAAGCAAGATTGAACTATTTTGGAGGGCAAACTATCATAGCTGTATTTCAAAAGTTGGTACACTCGGTGCCCCATACCTGGAAAATTTGAAGCACATGTTTGTAGTACTCTAATTGCATGCTTCCAATCTTGGGGTGTCACTTTAGAAGCCATGGCTCGCCCTACGGTAATTATCGCCAGTGGCAAACCGCAACACTCTTTTGCAACCATTTCAGCCAGCTCAGATATTTCTGGATCAGAATTAAGGGCATCCTTTCccacatattttttaaacaaatccCACGAATCCTTCCATGCCAAGATTTCACTTGGATCTTCTTGTGAGCTCCCATTTGCCCGCACAAGTCCTGAGATCGAGTGGTGAATATCAGCTTGGACTTATTTTGTTGGTCAGGAGGTGGAATTCCCACTTCTAACAGATCCATTTGCTCCCACATGTCATCCAACAACATCACAAACCTCTTTTTGCTCAAGGCTCTCCAGATGTCTTTGGCTTTCTCATGGCGGCTTTTGCTTTTCCATCTATCATCACAGAATCCCACTTCTCCCAAATCTCGTTTTGAACCCGCCCTAGATTTGGAGTTTTTGAAACCACTACCCAAATTACGACATCAAAATTGTGGGATGTTTTAAGGAAATGATTGTTGATTTGTGTCAAGAGGGTGGTCTTCCCAACGCCCCCCAACCCATATAAGCCGATCATCCCTACATGTTCTTCTTCGGGACTCCTCCAAACTTTGTCAAATGTTGATTCCAAGCCACAGTGGGTCGGCCGGGTATTTCCTCCACAGGAGCTGGAGGTACAATATCAGCCACCACCTCAAAATTACGTCCTTCGCTCATTAGAGTAGCCATATCTTGTAGCTTCCTGACAACCTTTTTTCCCAACGTGTAGCTGGAGATGCAATGCTTGGGATGGCAACAACCACGTAATCGTTTCTCCTCAATGGTCTCCGCTCCATCTCCAATCAGTTGACCGACTTCAGTTTCCATGGCTTCCACCCTGGAAAGCCAGCCTTGTACTTGATCCAGACGCTTCATTTGTTGTCTCTCAGCCACATCCACCTTCCTATTCACATCGTTCTTCAGCTCCCTTAATTTTTGAAGCTCTGTTCTCAAAGTAACCCGATTTTCTGCAAGCCTGCATATGTAATTTGCTCGAGCAGCAGTGCAATCACAACAACCAGCGATGTCCTTGGTAGAGATTGAGACTGAGAACACGTTTCCCATTGATGTATGAAAACCTCCAAGGAGAAGGTAAGAAAGAGGAATGACAAATTCGAAGTAGAAAATGAATGCCTTTTATTTGCAGATATTAGGAAAGTGATGAggagaaacaaaggaaaaaggtCATGGGCACCAAGTCGAGGGTGATGGGGCACACATGGGCCCCTTGACAAAGCTAAGTTCTCTGcggttttctttcctttttattttattttattttatttttttgagaaaaaaaattatttaagtgaATCAGTCAATGGCATATCACCgtgagttttgaaattttaaaattaaaatataagaattatgtACACATCCATAATCACCTAAAacctgaaggaaaaaaaaatgataaaatggtgaaattgaaaattatttgacagTGCATTTGATTATTAATAGAATAGAATATATTGAGTATCTTTGTTGTTCTAAGCTCGTTGATGTAGTATTATAATGCTTACTAATGtggtataataatttattaatattttggatcttattaagaattaattaattgaaaataaataaaatgataattaagttattttattaaaaaataatttttataattcatttttctaataatttaaagcttttattaattatctttgAATCCAACtaactttctttccttccttatttaggttttgatttgataaatatgaatgGATAGTTATACTATATTAACATACTAATGTGGTAGCATGGATGTATTTAATACATTCTCATAGGTAATACAAGTATTATTAAGTAGTATATACATGACCTTGAAGCTAAAATATCTAGACAACTAATTGTAATAAAAGAAGcgagaaaaattttaaaaaatgctgATTTGGATCACAAcacttgaattttgaaattacaatagccCATTAACTCTTCTAAATAGGATTAAATGGATACGCACCATAAATTAAGGAGGTCATTATTGACTCCATCTTGTTTGAATCTTAAAAACtgcaatgataaaaataaaaagaaaaacaagtttatCTTACTTAATcatgaggaaataaaaaaaaatttagaaggtGAAAGCaagattgatttttatttatttattttacttttaaaattttcagattttctatttttttaaaaactaaaaaataaaataataaattgtttttttaaaaaaaaaaaaaattgtgtaaaTGTATTATTACAcaaacttgtaaaaaaaatactttattataaTCTCTCCTTTTTACATCATTCCTCAACTTGTATAGGCTATGCTTGATTCAtagaaattttgaggaaaaaaaccggagaaaaaaaacaaaaaggaaaagtagaaagaaaacaattcaaataaaataaaaatagatttaaaattaatgaattattttttatgtgtttcttcaaatttatttaacttatttttcatcttctatgtaaagattaaataattttaaaatatataaatttctaactaattttagttatattttatttttttgtatagttttcatagtgaaacaaaatatgagaaaattattttttttaacattttttctttcctaagtattttctaggaattgatcataatctttatttttagaGTATACTTGATATGCTCACAAGTGGCGCAAgaaaaaggtttgaaaaattaaaagataaaaagaatttGCTAATAATTCAAGACGCTTGCTCCTCCTACTATGCTCGAAAGCTAAAAGATATCAATTCCACATCTTATTCCATGTACATAAATgcttaaatacaaataattctttttaatattttttgaatccAAACATAGCCTTTACATTCTCACCTACTTTTGTAAATATTCACACCTATTTGTACAAAAGTCCAAACATAGTCTTAGATTCTCACCTACTTTTACAAATATTCACGCCTATTTGAATAGAAGTCCAAACATAGGTTTGAAAATAAGCTAAAAACTAATAGGCTTCACATAATTAAGTCAAAAGAAAAGGATAGAAGATGAGTGATACATGTGAACAAAGGACTTCAATTTGGCCTCTACGTGTGTAGAATTCCATGCatgggttgaaaaaaaaaagtttattcatATTAGGCGTCTAGAAAACTgccttttaatatttaaatgtaaagATAATATGAGAATGAATGTTTGTATTATATTGATGTGTTAATAATGAATACAAGAGCAGCTTTATATAGCTGAATTACAGAGTTTGAAAT from Vitis riparia cultivar Riparia Gloire de Montpellier isolate 1030 unplaced genomic scaffold, EGFV_Vit.rip_1.0 scaffold683_pilon_pilon, whole genome shotgun sequence encodes:
- the LOC117910261 gene encoding disease resistance protein SUMM2-like — its product is MGNVFSVSISTKDIAGCCDCTAARANYICRLAENRVTLRTELQKLRELKNDVNRKVDVAERQQMKRLDQVQGWLSRVEAMETEVGQLIGDGAETIEEKRLRGCCHPKHCISSYTLGKKVVRKLQDMATLMSEGRNFEVVADIVPPAPVEEIPGRPTVAWNQHLTKFGGVPKKNMAGSKRDLGEVGFCDDRWKSKSRHEKAKDIWRALSKKRFVMLLDDMWEQMDLLEVGIPPPDQQNKSKLIFTTRSQDLCGQMGAHKKIQDALNSDPEISELAEMVAKECCGLPLAIITVGRAMASKVTPQDWKHAIRVLQTCASNFPEDFFILKERLIHQWNCDGFLDEFDDTDGSRNEGFNIISTLVHACLLEESSNTRFVKFHDVVRDMALWITSEMGEMKGKFLVQTSAGLTQAPDFVKWMTTERISLMNNRIEKLTGSPTCPNLSVLLLDLNSDLQMISNGFFRFMPNLRVLSLSNTKIVELPSDISNLVSLQYLDLSHTEIKKLPIEMKNLVQLKTLRLCASKLSSIPRGLISSLLMLQGVGMFNCGLYDQVAEEGVESYGNESLIEELESLKYLTDLSVTIASASMFKRFLSSRKLPSCTLGLSLKMFKGSSSLNLSSLENMKHLAGLTMKDLDSLREIKFDWAGKGKETVGYSSLNPKVKCFHGLCEVVINRCQMLKNLTWLIFAPTSYILQ